In the Cydia fagiglandana chromosome 5, ilCydFagi1.1, whole genome shotgun sequence genome, one interval contains:
- the LOC134664397 gene encoding odorant receptor 2a-like isoform X1 produces MSKILDQNMKFDNIFWIATTAMRLNRSHPFIPRDKKWRTQFTAISILSFFCSSFLMYSTFFHDIPCGAYADASKSAIMSIVAITITYKYLIILRYQESIVDLIRIVDEDYELAKGFCEEEQRIVYKYAKRGVKVTQYWFVSACSTSAIFPLKAFVLMGKSYLAGEFQLVPLFEMTYPWILNDYKNVHVVFVMLFGLTLFFDIYATSMYVGFDPIVPIFMLHLCGQLDILNLRISKLFSNTEDSAETRRENLRRIILQLQDIYKFIDIIKTNFTVLYEFMMKTTTFLLPLTAFQITESLRNGEINIEFIGFFSAVILHFYIPCYYSDLLMETGENFRLAIYSCGWEKHSDTRVMRTILFMLTRALKPIVISTVFCAICLDTFAQMCREAYSIFNLMNAAWA; encoded by the exons atgtcaaaaatactTGATCAGAACATGAAATTCGATAATATCTTTTGGATTGCCACAACAGCAATGCGTCTGAATCGATCCCATCCTTTCATCCCGCGGGATAAGAAATGGCGCACTCAATTTACTGCTATATCAATTTTATCGTTTTTCTGTTCTTCGTTCTTGATGTATTCAACATTTTTCCACGACATACCGTGTGGTGCATATGCTGATGCTAGCAAAAGTGCAATAATGTCAATAGTTGCTATCACGATTACGTACAAGTACTTGATTATTTTGAGATATCAGGAGTCTATTGTCGATCTTATTCGCATTGTGGATGAGGATTACGAACTGGCCAAGGGGTTCTGTGAAGAAGAGCAACGCATCGTTTATAAGTACGCTAAGAGAGGGGTAAAAGTTACCCAGTACTGGTTCGTTTCTGCTTGTTCGACGAGCGCTATTTTCCCGCTCAAAGCGTTTGTGCTTATGGGAAAGTCTTATTTAGCGGGTGAATTCCAACTAGTGCCGTTGTTCGAAATGACATACCCTTGGATTCTGAATGATTATAAAAATGTTCATGTCGTTTTCGTAATGTTATTCGGTTTAACACTCTTCTTTGATATTTATGCGACTTCGATGTATGTAGGATTCGATCCGATTGTCCCGATATTTATGCTTCATTTGTGCGGGCAGTTGGATATCCTTAACCTGCGCATATCGAAATTGTTCTCCAATACAGAGGACTCCGCAGAAACTAGGCGAGAAAACTTAAGACGAATTATTTTacaacttcaagatatttacaa ATTCATTGACATTATTAAAACCAACTTCACAGTGTTGTACGAATTCATGATGAAAACTACAACTTTTCTACTTCCTCTGACTGCGTTTCAAATTACCGAG tcTCTTCGAAACGGAGAAATTAATATAGAATTCATTGGATTCTTTAGTGCCGTGATATTACACTTCTACATACCTTGTTATTATAGCGATCTCTTAATGGAGACG GGCGAAAACTTCCGTCTGGCGATATATTCTTGCGGCTGGGAGAAGCACTCGGACACGCGCGTGATGCGCACCATCCTGTTCATGCTGACACGCGCCCTCAAGCCGATCGTCATTAGCACCGTCTTCTGCGCCATCTGTCTCGACACCTTTGCCCAG aTGTGCCGAGAAGCGTACTCCATATTTAATCTCATGAACGCAGCTTGGGCTTAG
- the LOC134664397 gene encoding uncharacterized protein LOC134664397 isoform X2, translating to MSKILDQNMKFDNIFWIATTAMRLNRSHPFIPRDKKWRTQFTAISILSFFCSSFLMYSTFFHDIPCGAYADASKSAIMSIVAITITYKYLIILRYQESIVDLIRIVDEDYELAKGFCEEEQRIVYKYAKRGVKVTQYWFVSACSTSAIFPLKAFVLMGKSYLAGEFQLVPLFEMTYPWILNDYKNVHVVFVMLFGLTLFFDIYATSMYVGFDPIVPIFMLHLCGQLDILNLRISKLFSNTEDSAETRRENLRRIILQLQDIYKFIDIIKTNFTVLYEFMMKTTTFLLPLTAFQITEGENFRLAIYSCGWEKHSDTRVMRTILFMLTRALKPIVISTVFCAICLDTFAQMCREAYSIFNLMNAAWA from the exons atgtcaaaaatactTGATCAGAACATGAAATTCGATAATATCTTTTGGATTGCCACAACAGCAATGCGTCTGAATCGATCCCATCCTTTCATCCCGCGGGATAAGAAATGGCGCACTCAATTTACTGCTATATCAATTTTATCGTTTTTCTGTTCTTCGTTCTTGATGTATTCAACATTTTTCCACGACATACCGTGTGGTGCATATGCTGATGCTAGCAAAAGTGCAATAATGTCAATAGTTGCTATCACGATTACGTACAAGTACTTGATTATTTTGAGATATCAGGAGTCTATTGTCGATCTTATTCGCATTGTGGATGAGGATTACGAACTGGCCAAGGGGTTCTGTGAAGAAGAGCAACGCATCGTTTATAAGTACGCTAAGAGAGGGGTAAAAGTTACCCAGTACTGGTTCGTTTCTGCTTGTTCGACGAGCGCTATTTTCCCGCTCAAAGCGTTTGTGCTTATGGGAAAGTCTTATTTAGCGGGTGAATTCCAACTAGTGCCGTTGTTCGAAATGACATACCCTTGGATTCTGAATGATTATAAAAATGTTCATGTCGTTTTCGTAATGTTATTCGGTTTAACACTCTTCTTTGATATTTATGCGACTTCGATGTATGTAGGATTCGATCCGATTGTCCCGATATTTATGCTTCATTTGTGCGGGCAGTTGGATATCCTTAACCTGCGCATATCGAAATTGTTCTCCAATACAGAGGACTCCGCAGAAACTAGGCGAGAAAACTTAAGACGAATTATTTTacaacttcaagatatttacaa ATTCATTGACATTATTAAAACCAACTTCACAGTGTTGTACGAATTCATGATGAAAACTACAACTTTTCTACTTCCTCTGACTGCGTTTCAAATTACCGAG GGCGAAAACTTCCGTCTGGCGATATATTCTTGCGGCTGGGAGAAGCACTCGGACACGCGCGTGATGCGCACCATCCTGTTCATGCTGACACGCGCCCTCAAGCCGATCGTCATTAGCACCGTCTTCTGCGCCATCTGTCTCGACACCTTTGCCCAG aTGTGCCGAGAAGCGTACTCCATATTTAATCTCATGAACGCAGCTTGGGCTTAG